The window CGCGTCATCGAGCGGGAGCTGCCCGGCATCGCGGAGGAGCTGCGACGGCGCGGTGGTCAGAGCAAGCCCGCGGCGCTGCTCACCCGCGGTCTGGCGGGCACCGCGCGGGGCGCCTTCATCGTCAACCTGCCGGGGAAGCCGGCCGCGGTCGCGGAGGGGATGCCGCTGATCATCGCCGTCGCCGATCACGTCATCGACCAGCTCGCCGGAGGAGACCACTGATGCCCGTCGTCATCGCCCGCGTGAGTGCCGAGCCCCTCGATCTCGATGCGCACCTCGCCGCCGTGGACGACGCCGCATCCGGCGCGCTCACCACGTTCGTGGGTCGCGTCCGCGACAACGACCCGGATGCGCGGACCGCGGTCGTGGCGCTCGAGTACTCGGCCCACCCGGATGCGGAGCAGTTCCTGCACCGCATCGCCGAGCAGGCCATCGGCGACACCGGCGCGCTCGTGGCGGTCAGTCACCGCATCGGCCGGCTGGAGGTCGGCGACGCGGCGGTGGTCATCGCCGTCGCATCCGGGCACCGCGATGCGGCCTTCACCGTGTGCCGCGAGGTGATCGAGCAGATCAAGCGCGAACTGCCGGTCTGGAAACGCCAGGTCGAGTCCGACGGCACGACAGCGTGGAAGGGCCTGGGCGGCTGAGCTCAGCCACCCGCGAAGGGCGGCAGCACGTCGACCAGGGTGTCGGCGTCCAGCGGCGCATCGTCGTCGCGCCGCGCTCCCGCGACCAGCACGGCGCACCGGGGCAGGATGCCGCCGAGTCCCGGGCGTTCCTCGGCCAGGGCGCGTCGGAGCTCTCCGACCGTCGTCTCCGTGCGATGCTCCTCGGCTCGCCCCGCGAGCTCCTCGGCGGCGGCGAAGTAGCGGACGTGCGCCATCACGCCTCGCGTTCGGTCACGAGATCGGTGATCTCGGCGATGGCCCGCCGCACGTCGTCGCTCGAGCCGCCGGCTCGTCCGGCCGCCAGCCCTGCGGCGAAGGTGCTCACCGGTGCCGCGGGGCGTGCGACGCCGCGCGCCACGACGCCCGCCAGATCCAGTACGGCCGAGATCGGCAGGTCCTCGGGCGCGAGGCCCAGACGTTCGGCGATCTGCGCCGCCCACTCGTCGAGAGCCTCCGGCGGAAGGTGCTCGCTCATCTGTCGTCCTCCTTCTCGGCACGGGGCGCGACGGCGCCCGCGTCCTGCAGATCCTCCCATGTGTCGATATCGGCCACGACCTCGTCCGGTGCGCGAACGACCGCGATCGCGAGCTCGGCCATGATCTGGCGCACCGCCTGATCCCTGCCTTCGTCGTCGAGGGATGCGGCTCCGCGCGCCAGGGCGGCGGTGCGGTAGAGCCCCGTCAGCCACTGCGGACGTGACGAGGCGTCGCCGAGGCAGATGCCGTCGGTGTCGCGGGGCAGCAGCTCCTTGTCCGTCATCAGGCGGGCGACGGCTTCCGCGGGACGGACGAGATCGACCGCGAGCACGAGGGTCCACGCCGCGTCGGCCGCGGCGATCGTCATCGCGGCATGCAGCGCTGCCGCGGGGCCGGTGAACGCCGGGTCCTCCCGCACCCATCGCACGTGATCGGGGGCGGGATCCACCTCGGGACCGGCGACGATGACGTCGACGGCTCCCGCCGCTCGGGCGGCGTCGACCGCGCGCTCGAGCAGGGTGGCGCCCTCCAGGCGCACGAGCGCCTTGGGGATGCCGTCGAGGCGTGCCGCGCGGCCACCGGTCAGGATGATCGCCTGCAGGTCGCTCATGCCTCGCCCGGACGCTGCCAGGTCCCGGACTTGCCGCCCTCCTTGCGCACGATCCGCACGTTCTCGATCGACGGGGACTTGTCGATCGCCTTGACCATGTCGATGACGGTCAGTGCGGCCACGCTCACCGCCGTGAGCGCTTCCATCTCCACGCCGGTGCGGTCGGCCGTCCGCACGGTCGCCTCGATCTCGACGCCCTCGTCCACGACGAGGAGGTCCACGACCGCCCCGTGCACCCCGATCACGTGCGCCAGAGGCAGCAGGTCGGGGGTGCGCTTCGCCGCCTGGATGCCGGCGATCCGGGCGACGGCGAGCACGTCCCCTTTGGGAACGGAGCCGTCGCGCAACGCCGAGACGATGTCGGCGGACGCGCGCACGAGGCCCCGCGCCGTCGCCGAACGGACGGTCGGCTGCTTCGCGGTGACGTCGACCATGCGGGCGTGGCCCGCCGCATCCAGGTGGGTGAAGCTCATGAGATCAGCATGACATCGACGAGATCGCCCTCGCGGACCTCCTCGACGTCCGCGGGCACGACCGCGTAGGCCTCGGCGCGCGCGAGGCCGCCGGCCAGGTGGGAGCCCGAGCCGCCCGCCGTCGCAGGTCCCACGCGCCAGGCTGCGGCATCGGAACGGTCGATCGCCGCAGGGAGGTACTGGCGGCGGCCGGGCGGCGTGCGCCAGCCGGTGGCCGCGGGGAGGCGGATGATGTCGCGGTGCAGCGCGGTGCGACCGAGCATCTGCAGCAGCGCCGGGCGCACGAACACCTCGAAGGAGACGGCGGACGAGACCGGGTTGCCGGGCAGGGCGAACAGGAGGGGACCCGCGGCGAGGCGCCCGAAGCCCTGCGGCTTGCCGGGTTGCATGGCGACCTTGGGGAA is drawn from Microbacterium binotii and contains these coding sequences:
- a CDS encoding MoaD/ThiS family protein, with translation MAHVRYFAAAEELAGRAEEHRTETTVGELRRALAEERPGLGGILPRCAVLVAGARRDDDAPLDADTLVDVLPPFAGG
- the moaC gene encoding cyclic pyranopterin monophosphate synthase MoaC, translated to MSFTHLDAAGHARMVDVTAKQPTVRSATARGLVRASADIVSALRDGSVPKGDVLAVARIAGIQAAKRTPDLLPLAHVIGVHGAVVDLLVVDEGVEIEATVRTADRTGVEMEALTAVSVAALTVIDMVKAIDKSPSIENVRIVRKEGGKSGTWQRPGEA
- the mobA gene encoding molybdenum cofactor guanylyltransferase: MSDLQAIILTGGRAARLDGIPKALVRLEGATLLERAVDAARAAGAVDVIVAGPEVDPAPDHVRWVREDPAFTGPAAALHAAMTIAAADAAWTLVLAVDLVRPAEAVARLMTDKELLPRDTDGICLGDASSRPQWLTGLYRTAALARGAASLDDEGRDQAVRQIMAELAIAVVRAPDEVVADIDTWEDLQDAGAVAPRAEKEDDR
- a CDS encoding DUF6457 domain-containing protein → MSEHLPPEALDEWAAQIAERLGLAPEDLPISAVLDLAGVVARGVARPAAPVSTFAAGLAAGRAGGSSDDVRRAIAEITDLVTEREA
- a CDS encoding molybdenum cofactor biosynthesis protein MoaE produces the protein MMPVVIARVSAEPLDLDAHLAAVDDAASGALTTFVGRVRDNDPDARTAVVALEYSAHPDAEQFLHRIAEQAIGDTGALVAVSHRIGRLEVGDAAVVIAVASGHRDAAFTVCREVIEQIKRELPVWKRQVESDGTTAWKGLGG